A region of Bacteroidota bacterium DNA encodes the following proteins:
- a CDS encoding SBBP repeat-containing protein — protein MSESKKKEIELNFQNLQVSFRKNMGQWNDDILFESASSGVHMYFMKDGISYASVREVESEMKINSDNEFARSGNDHEYLVWNMRFLGCNKEVQCLSEGERKSKINYLIGNDPSRFVTNAPDYNLIRYHELYDKIDARYYSSGNKIKYDYVVKPGGKINDIKMNFEGVKKITIKRDGALEIKTDWGTATDLAPYSYQFINGVKKEVDVCYNLSDKNTVSFYCKGSVDPAYDLIIDPVILVYSTYVGAAGPLSGPLIWGYTYDIASDNLGNAYVTGWYDGAGFPTKPGNYDASYNTNTDVVVFKMRPDGTDIIYGTYIGGSSGERGYGITIDNTGNAYVTGNTGSANFPVTAGAFDVAFNAGQSQPFLLKLNAAGSALVYSTFLGDQGAGEGVVVNNTGEAFVTGRINSAAFPTTVGCYDNTFNGGLGDVFVTKFNAGGSAVLYSTYVGGSN, from the coding sequence TTGTCAGAATCAAAGAAAAAGGAGATCGAACTGAACTTTCAGAATTTACAAGTCAGCTTTCGCAAAAACATGGGACAATGGAATGATGACATATTATTTGAATCAGCTTCATCAGGTGTGCATATGTATTTTATGAAGGATGGTATAAGTTATGCCAGTGTCAGGGAAGTGGAGAGTGAAATGAAGATCAATTCAGATAATGAATTCGCTCGTTCGGGTAACGACCATGAATATTTAGTTTGGAACATGAGATTTCTTGGTTGTAATAAAGAGGTACAATGTTTATCGGAAGGCGAGCGGAAAAGTAAGATCAATTACCTGATCGGAAATGATCCATCCCGTTTTGTGACAAATGCTCCCGATTACAATCTGATCCGATACCACGAATTGTATGACAAGATAGATGCCCGTTATTATTCATCCGGCAACAAGATCAAGTATGATTATGTTGTTAAGCCGGGAGGGAAGATCAATGACATTAAAATGAATTTCGAAGGAGTAAAAAAGATAACCATTAAAAGAGACGGAGCTCTTGAGATAAAAACCGATTGGGGTACTGCAACAGATCTCGCCCCATATTCGTACCAGTTTATTAATGGTGTAAAGAAAGAAGTAGATGTATGTTATAATTTGTCAGATAAAAATACAGTGAGTTTTTATTGCAAGGGATCTGTTGATCCTGCATACGACCTCATAATTGACCCCGTGATATTAGTTTATTCGACTTATGTCGGAGCTGCCGGTCCGCTTTCAGGGCCCTTAATTTGGGGTTATACGTATGATATTGCTTCCGATAATCTGGGCAACGCTTATGTAACAGGTTGGTATGATGGGGCCGGATTTCCGACTAAACCAGGCAACTATGATGCATCATACAACACAAATACGGATGTTGTTGTTTTTAAAATGAGGCCGGATGGTACTGATATCATTTACGGAACTTATATTGGTGGAAGCAGTGGTGAAAGGGGATATGGAATTACGATTGATAATACCGGGAATGCTTATGTCACAGGCAATACAGGATCTGCTAATTTTCCTGTCACGGCAGGAGCATTTGATGTTGCTTTTAACGCAGGACAATCACAGCCATTTTTATTGAAACTTAACGCTGCCGGATCAGCATTGGTCTATTCCACATTTCTCGGAGATCAGGGAGCCGGAGAAGGAGTTGTTGTAAATAATACGGGCGAAGCTTTTGTTACCGGAAGAATAAACAGTGCGGCTTTTCCAACTACAGTAGGGTGCTATGACAATACTTTTAATGGCGGCCTTGGCGATGTTTTTGTTACAAAATTTAATGCAGGAGGCAGCGCTGTTTTATATTCTACGTACGTTGGCGGCTCGAATG